The following are encoded in a window of Vigna unguiculata cultivar IT97K-499-35 chromosome 8, ASM411807v1, whole genome shotgun sequence genomic DNA:
- the LOC114194543 gene encoding AUGMIN subunit 7-like isoform X2, producing the protein MLLHSRSYLLAWSVMPFWSGSSFGILFFVLLLLLGDKSPFSQQNLQGDSLDGDEETSRIQYLAEIAKFLGITTTVDTEAIQFLGNLRNLRDSHAALAFGSSETSDGPSSVTRIISECESALTVLNRDLGILSASIAREQGEKMNI; encoded by the exons ATGCTCCTGCACAGTCGCTCCTATTTGCTGGCATGGAGCGTTATGCCCTTCTGGAGTGGCTCTTCTTTCGGGatcctattttttgttttgcttcT GCTTTTAGGTGATAAGTCACCCTTTTCTCAACAAAACTTACAAGGGGATAGTCTTGATGGTGATGAAGAGACAAGTCGAATTCAGT ATTTAGCAGAGATTGCCAAGTTTTTGGGTATTACGACAACTGTAGATACAGAAGCCATTCAG TTTTTGGGCAACCTACGGAATCTTCGAGATTCACATGCAGCTCTTGCTTTTGGTTCTTCTGAGACATCTGATGGGCCTTCCTCTGTTACACGAATAATATCTGAATGTGAATCTGCATTGACAGTCTTAAATCGCGATCTTGGAATTCTCTCTGCTTCCATTGCTCGTGAACAGGGAGAGAAGATGAACATTTGA
- the LOC114194543 gene encoding AUGMIN subunit 7-like isoform X1, with amino-acid sequence MLLHSRSYLLAWSVMPFWSGSSFGILFFVLLLTAKYILSIPVNVKKKCFGTYAYNRLLGDKSPFSQQNLQGDSLDGDEETSRIQYLAEIAKFLGITTTVDTEAIQFLGNLRNLRDSHAALAFGSSETSDGPSSVTRIISECESALTVLNRDLGILSASIAREQGEKMNI; translated from the exons ATGCTCCTGCACAGTCGCTCCTATTTGCTGGCATGGAGCGTTATGCCCTTCTGGAGTGGCTCTTCTTTCGGGatcctattttttgttttgcttcT CACTGCTAAGTACATTTTAAGTATTCCTGTCAATGTTAAGAAGAAATGTTTTGGTACTTATGCTTACAACAGGCTTTTAGGTGATAAGTCACCCTTTTCTCAACAAAACTTACAAGGGGATAGTCTTGATGGTGATGAAGAGACAAGTCGAATTCAGT ATTTAGCAGAGATTGCCAAGTTTTTGGGTATTACGACAACTGTAGATACAGAAGCCATTCAG TTTTTGGGCAACCTACGGAATCTTCGAGATTCACATGCAGCTCTTGCTTTTGGTTCTTCTGAGACATCTGATGGGCCTTCCTCTGTTACACGAATAATATCTGAATGTGAATCTGCATTGACAGTCTTAAATCGCGATCTTGGAATTCTCTCTGCTTCCATTGCTCGTGAACAGGGAGAGAAGATGAACATTTGA